In Armatimonadota bacterium, a single genomic region encodes these proteins:
- a CDS encoding 3-deoxy-7-phosphoheptulonate synthase (catalyzes the formation of 3-deoxy-D-arabino-hept-2-ulosonate 7-phosphate from phosphoenolpyruvate and D-erythrose 4-phosphate), with translation MVIIMRTEATPDEIQAVIDTVEDAGFRAFLNPGVERKVIALLGAVDVEKASLADRFASMPGVERVAPISEPYKLASRQTHPD, from the coding sequence ATGGTCATCATCATGCGCACGGAGGCGACGCCGGACGAGATCCAGGCGGTGATTGACACCGTCGAGGATGCCGGCTTCCGCGCCTTCCTCAATCCCGGCGTCGAGCGCAAGGTCATCGCCCTGCTGGGGGCGGTGGACGTGGAAAAGGCGAGCCTGGCCGACCGCTTCGCCAGCATGCCCGGGGTCGAGCGCGTCGCCCCCATCTCCGAGCCCTACAAGCTGGCTTCGCGCCAGACCCATCCCGACGA
- the rho gene encoding transcription termination factor Rho, with protein sequence MDMTELEGKTVDELQDLAKGLDITGAQRLNKRDLVLTVLKAQAEQNGLIFTAGVLEMLPEGYGFLRVRGYLPSPDDVYVSQSQIKRFALKTGDTVGGQVRPAKDGERYYSLLRVEAVNGESPDALKQRVPFDALTPIYPTDQLRMEADPKGISGRMIDIVCPVGKGQRGLIVSPPKAGKTMLLKAIGNAITANHPEVVLLVLLIDERPEEVTDIRRSVDAEVAASTFDELPENHMKVQELCLEKAKRLVEHGKDVVVLLDSITRLSRASNLTVTPSGRTLSGGLDPSALYRPKRFFGAARNIEEGGSLTVVATALVDTGSRMDDVIFEEFKGTGNMELVLDRTLSERRTFPAIDVRRSGTRHEELLFNEDTLRRVWQLRKVLNALDTVQATELLLTGLHKTATNQAFLEWVEKELRPKNGD encoded by the coding sequence CTGGACATGACGGAGCTGGAGGGCAAGACGGTTGACGAACTGCAGGACCTCGCCAAGGGCCTCGACATCACCGGCGCCCAGAGACTCAACAAGCGCGACCTGGTGTTGACCGTGCTCAAGGCGCAGGCGGAGCAGAACGGATTGATCTTCACCGCCGGCGTGCTGGAGATGCTGCCCGAGGGCTATGGCTTCCTGCGCGTGCGCGGGTATCTGCCCAGCCCGGACGACGTTTATGTGTCCCAGTCGCAGATCAAGCGCTTCGCCCTCAAGACCGGCGATACCGTCGGCGGCCAGGTGCGCCCGGCCAAGGACGGCGAGCGCTACTACAGCCTGCTGCGGGTGGAGGCGGTCAACGGCGAAAGCCCCGATGCGCTGAAGCAGCGCGTGCCCTTCGACGCGCTGACCCCCATCTACCCCACCGATCAACTGCGGATGGAGGCCGACCCCAAGGGTATCTCCGGGCGCATGATAGATATCGTCTGCCCCGTCGGCAAGGGGCAGCGCGGCCTCATCGTCTCTCCGCCCAAGGCCGGCAAGACCATGCTGCTCAAGGCCATCGGCAACGCCATCACCGCCAATCATCCCGAGGTCGTGCTCCTGGTGCTGCTGATTGACGAGCGCCCCGAGGAGGTCACCGACATCCGCCGCTCGGTGGACGCCGAGGTCGCCGCCTCCACCTTCGACGAGCTGCCCGAGAACCACATGAAGGTGCAGGAGCTGTGCCTGGAGAAGGCCAAGCGCCTGGTCGAGCATGGAAAAGACGTGGTCGTCCTGCTCGACTCCATCACCCGCCTCTCCCGCGCCTCCAACCTCACCGTCACCCCCAGCGGGCGCACCCTCTCCGGCGGCCTCGACCCCAGCGCCCTCTACCGCCCCAAGCGCTTCTTCGGCGCCGCCCGCAACATCGAGGAGGGCGGCAGCCTGACCGTGGTCGCCACCGCCCTGGTGGACACCGGCAGCCGCATGGACGACGTCATCTTCGAGGAGTTCAAGGGCACCGGCAACATGGAGCTGGTCCTCGACCGCACCCTCTCCGAACGTCGCACCTTCCCCGCCATTGATGTCCGCCGCTCCGGCACCCGTCACGAGGAGTTGCTCTTCAACGAGGACACCCTGCGTCGCGTTTGGCAGCTGCGCAAGGTGCTCAACGCACTCGATACCGTCCAGGCCACCGAGCTGCTGCTCACCGGCCTGCATAAGACCGCAACCAACCAGGCATTCCTGGAGTGGGTCGAGAAGGAACTGCGGCCGAAGAACGGCGACTAG